In the genome of Dermacentor andersoni chromosome 3, qqDerAnde1_hic_scaffold, whole genome shotgun sequence, one region contains:
- the LOC126520756 gene encoding glutathione hydrolase 1 proenzyme-like: MAENRLYVIIVLLMLAGLIAGIVASVFAYMVLDTSLSWPTEKFEYKDLAIISDAQGCANVAHRIFTKDGTIVDAAIAALLCMGVTAPHLSGVGGGFMAVLYNKTAGKVIAVDALGVVPAGMQINEFQKNWTLTRLGLKAAIIPGAVAGYKLLHDRFGKLSWADLFTDAVALADKGFVVGPRFAEALKRNKKALSYDPNGRYVHSIL; encoded by the exons ATGGCCGAGAACAGGCTCTACGTCATCATCGTGCTCTTGATGCTGGCCGGTCTCATCGCCGGCATCGTGGCATCGGTCTTTGCGTACATGGTGCTCGACACGTCACTCAGCTGGCCGACGGAGAAGTTCGAGTACAAGGACCTGGCCATCATCAGCGACGCCCAGGGATGCGCCAATGTTGCTCA CCGAATATTCACAAAAGACGGCACTATTGTCGACGCTGCCATTGCCGCGCTGCTGTGCATGGGCGTCACCGCTCCGCATCTGTCGGGAGTCGGCGGTGGATTCATGGCCGTCTTGTACAACAA GACGGCCGGCAAAGTCATTGCCGTGGACGCCCTCGGTGTCGTACCTGCCGGCATGCAGATTAACGAATTCCAGAAAAACTGGACGCTCACACGATTAG GTTTAAAAGCGGCCATCATTCCCGGTGCAGTGGCGGGCTACAAGCTACTTCACGATCGATTCGGCAAACTGTCTTGGGCCGACCTGTTCACAGATGCAGTCGCCTTGGCCGACAAGGGCTTTGTCGTCGGGCCCCGATTTGCTGAAGCCCTGAAGAGGAACAAAAAGGCTCTGTCTTACGACCCGAATGGGCGGTACGTGCACTCTATACTGTGA